The sequence GATAGGTAGAAACGTCTTGTACTGGGATGTGGTCCAGACAGTAGAAATTGGAATCGTTCATGCTAGCTTACAGACTGCGTTCAGAGAGTGAGAGGACAGTGGGCAGTGCCATAAGGGCCCTTTTCCTGGTGACTTTGCTTCAAGCAGCCTTGTGCTCTGGTTACTTTGCACGGGGGGCTGTTGCTAACTGATGCCCTCTGACCTCTGTTTCAGATTCTAGTTCGCAAACTTCCTGACGGCAGGGAACTCTGGGGGAGGATTGTTGAAACAGAAGCTTATCTTGGTGGGGAAGATGAAGCTTCTCACTCCAAAGGTGGGAAGCAAACTCAACGGAACGCAGCCATGTTCATGAAACCAGGAACTCTGTACGTGTATCAGATCTATGGGATTTATTTCTGCGTGAACGTTTCCAGCCAAGGTGAGTTGAGGCCAAAGCACATTCAGTGGCCTATGTGTCAGCTTCAAAAACTATCAGCAGGGCCATCTCTGGCTACACAGCCAGCTGGGATTTTGGTGCTGTTcagatgcagaaataaagaTCAAGGACTGGAAGGGAATCTTTGCAGGATGGTGCTTCCGGTTTGGATGACCCGAGCTGATGCCTCATCCCTGTGATGCGGTGCACTTTGTTCCTTCAGGGTGGTGGTGTGAAAAGAAACTTGCAGTCTAGTGAAAGTCTAAATCTTGGTGTCCACTGTCAGGAGAAGAAAGTTTTCTGTCTCCTGCCTTTATCCCCAGAAACTAAATGCCAAGGAAAACGAAAAGATCTAAGATGTCTGAGCATTTTATCTGAGTTGCTACAGAAGCTTTTTAGCTGCTTTGCTTTatcttcaagaaaaacaaactaaaaaagaaaatctcaaaaGCAGGCTGTGACAGGATCTGCAATCCTCCTTTATTGCTCTCATGATAATAAACCAATCCTTAATCAAATGATTCTCCTTTTAACAAGCAGGTGTTGCTTTCCTTACAGATGATAGTTTTTGCCTCAGAAAAAGAATGGTTTTGGTTAATTACGTACCTTGAAATTGCAGTATGTGTTTCTTAAACActgattttgtttgaaaaatctcaaaaaattCTTTTCCACCATTTCCAAGATACAGCATATTGTATATTCCACAGCAGAATGCGTTGTGATGATGACCATTAGCCCTCTGGTTTTGGCCTTTGGAAGGTAGccaagcagaaaaacagtgcCAGGTAATAGTGTGGGGAAAGAGCCTGTCTTCCTAAGTGGAAGTCTGGAGTCTGATGGATGAACACATGTGAACTGCATTACCACGTCTCTGCCAAAGCTGTTCAGATAACGAAAGCAGAATGATTCTTTGTTCAAAACGGGGCTCTTAGCATTTGAAATACTGGCAAATAATAAAGGGACGAAGGGGGAATCTTTGTGTACATCACTGAGGTAAAGCTGAGTCCTGTAGGATTTTACTGGAAGAGGCCTTCCTGTTGCTGCTGACAGCCACGTGGTGTATCTCTACATTGCTTTGCACTGAGGAGAAATCCTAAATGATAGCAAAATATACCCAGTGTCTCAGTGCACATGAATCCCACAGCGCATCttggtgctggcagcagaatCATCTTAGCACACAGAGCTTTCCCAGGAGCTGAGAGGCACACTGGGCTTCCCTCACTTCAGGAAGGCAGTAATTGCTGGTCGAGCTTCTCTTTGACTTTGCTGTGGTTTGTTTGTCAGGAGTTTGCCAATGTGAGCATTTTGCTGCCAGACCTGAAGTAATCTCTTGTAAAACGGGGATCCCGGTGATTCTGTACCCAGGCGCGGGGTCACACAGCGGGGATCCCAGACCGGGACTTTGAAGGAAGTGTTTTGGGAACAGTGAGTCAGATGGgtggagagaggagaaaattttcttctctccgGCATCCAGGAGCTGTTTCCAAGAGTGAGAGCTGGAGTCAGTCCAGGGAAGGAGAAGCGAGCAGCGCAGCGCGGGTGTGGGACTTCCTTATCGTTCTGTGATTCCTGACTGCCCAAGGACAGAACCGGCCTCTTCCTTGTTGTCAGATCCCAGCTTTTAGCTCTAAATCCACTCCTTACATGGAGTGACTCTGCTAGGCGTGGGAGGGCAATGTGTGGTGTTTCTGGGCTGGAGCACGGGCCGGGCACTCCTGCCAACAGCAGTGTCTGTGTCAGGCAGCTGCTGAAGGCAAGTAGCCCTGGGAGCAAGCTgggcaggctgcacagagaaggCTGCAGCACTCTGGCAGGCAGGAGGTGAGCCAGAAGGATGCGGCTACTGCTTAGCAGTTAAATAAAACTGATGTGCAAGCACCCTCAGGAGGTCCCAAACGTCCTCCTAGGAGGAGTGGGCAGAGAAAGCAGTAGCTCATTGTGGCATCCCTGAGCTCCTGTCTTCCCCTGGCGGTCTTGCTCTAATTCTCATCTGTGGTGCACATAGCTAGAAAGAGCTGGAAAGCTTTCCAGTGGAAAtgctcacagagcagctggAGACAAATGCCAGGTACCCTGCTACTGCTGCGTGGGGGTCTGGGAGcgctgcagctgctctcagcatgTGCCTTTATTCACATCAGCTCACAAGGACACTTGAATTCAAGTGCCCGCAGTTTCTACTTGCATCTGTGATGGATGAGGGCAAGGAGTGTAATTAGCCATTCCTCAGATGCAAGAGCATCCCAACGTGAAGGATATTTCTGTGTGCATGGATGAAAAGCAGAATTAGGACGTGGAGGATGTTcttaaaaatctaaaatgaTCTTTGAGCTCTAAATCACTGCAGCAGCTTTTGGCTGCCAGATTAGCTTCATTCCCTTCCTTAGCAAAGGGAGTGCCTGCAAACAGATTGCGGACAGCTGTTGGAAGTGTTTGTTTCACGGAGCTGTGCACAGGGCAGGGGGGCTCTGTGCAGTGCAAGGCAGTAGGCACACCTGGCAACAGCAAGAGATCGGGCTTTCAGTTTGTGAGCTGAGAGCAGCTTGTTGTGGCACTTGTACAAAATAGGAGAGGGATTCTATTTGGGGGAATTGCGGGTCCCTGGGGATCTGCTGGGCTACAAGAGCCTTTGCCAGGCTTGAGCACAGCTCCAGATGTTTGCGGctggagagggaaaggaagtcCTTGCAGAGCAGCATCCCCAGTGCTGAGGCGGAGGGGAGGAATGCCGTGGGCAGCCCCGCACAACAAGCACTGTGTGGGGCAGCACACAGGCTGCATTGCCAGGCCCTCACCTCTCCCACTCAGGGTCAGAAGAAGACCTTCCCTGCTTTCCAATGGAAAATACTGGAGAAGTATTTCTGTCCCATTTGGGCTGGAAATCTTCCTTGCAGGGGATTTTCTCTGCTCAGAGCTGCGTCTTTGCTTCACCTTCACCAAAATGAGGGGGAGCAGCCGGTCCCAGTGGCTGTGGGGAGCCATAAGTTCCTAGGCTCCTTGCTGGCAGGGTGATGAATCacactggagaagaaaacaggagttttcttcactttttgtcACAGATGGGGCTGTCTTTGCTGAAGCGAtgctcccagggctgtgcagccccatgCTACCCCAGCACCCATCTCACAAGAGCTTCCCTGGCACGAGGACGCTGACCTCGCTCCTCTGTATCACCCAAGGCCGTGTTTGTCACACCCACACCTCAGCCTGTCACTTGGATCAGTAATGCTTCCACCCAGGGCTCCTTCAGAGCGGcccagctgctccccagcccacaGCTACATGCCAGAAGCCCTCCTCCAGTCCAGCTCTGCCTCGTTCTGTTGGCAGCATCTGGacttctttctcctctcattTGCTGGCTGGAGACCTTATCATCagagtttattataaatccaCTGGGTTTGGGAGCAGCTTTGGATAGTTATGTCAAAACTGAACCATGTGTGTATTCATTCCTCAACATCGTGGTGATATAAGAAAAACCTCTTGCCCTCTGGCAAGCCTTGGAGCTGCAGCTTGGCCTAGGAACATCAGgaagtggggctgggggaggacAGATGAACCAAGGACACAGAGCTGTGGGATGCTGGACATTCAGCATAGGGAAGGGAGTGCACTGACCACGGGTTAGCAGCCTGAGGGAAGCACAGGCCCTTTGGCTGGATGCTGCAGGCAACTCCCTGCTCTGCCAGGGGCAGGGAATGCAACTGAAGTGCTTCTGCTGAGATGTTCCTTCTGAACAAACCTGTACTAACACGTGGCTCTTTTTCTGCACAGGGGAAGGGGCTGCAGTCTTACTCCGCTCTCTGGAGCCTCTCCAGGGTTTGGATGTGATGAGGGAGCTGCGCAGCACTTCAAGGAAAGGACCTGCAAAGCCACTGAAGGACTGGCAGCTGTGTAATGGGCCCTCCAAGCTCTGCCAAGCATTTGGGATTGATAAGGCTTTTGACCAAAGGGACCTGACTCAAGATGCAGCCATCTGGATGGTACCTGGACAGGAGCTGCCAGGGGAGCAGGACGTGGTAGCCACGACCAGGATTGGTATTGGGAACAGAGGGGAATGGTCACAGAAACCTCTGAGGTTTTATTTACGGGGAAACAAATTTGTGAGTGTTGTAGACAAGAAAATGGAGCGAGAGATGGCAGGAATGGAACCCATCTCTTGCAGCTGATGAATCTTGCAAGTGTGCCACCAACCAGGACTTGAGCTGTGCTCTTTAGGAGAGTCTCAAGCCATGTTGGGGCAGCAGCAAGGGCAGCTTGGAGGTTTTTAACAATAAACATACTTTATTGCAGCAAGGTGGAATTTTATTCATGGGGCAGGCTAGAATGGATCTCCCAGCAGAACTGAGGTTGGATTTGAGCACTGAAAGCCACTTTCTCCCTTGTGAATGGATCCAGGCTCTGGTAAGGTGGATGACTAGTGAAGGGTCACTGCTTtgacctgctgtgctgctcccctTTGTGCTGGCCCCCAGGAGAGGCCAGAACACTTGGTTTCTTCAGTGGAATGCCAAAAGAGTGGGTGGCAGTAGGGCTGACAGAAACTATGGGAGAGCTGGGTTTGATCGGACTGGAGAtgaggaggggaaagaaaaatcctgCTGCTGACTACAGCTGCCTAGTGGGAGGGTGCAGAGAAGGCAGAGCCAGAGTTTTGTCAGAGGTACACAGGGACAGGATGAGATGTAATGGGCACAAGctagaaaacaggaaattctCATTAGCTATATGGAAAACTGTTTCACCATGAGGGTGGTCAAATGCTGGAACTGGGAGCAATCAGACCTACCAGACAAGCTCTTGAATGACCTGATGTAACATTTTCTCTGAGCAGAATTTGGATAGAAGACCTCTAGAGACCCTGACCAACCTACACTATTCTATAAAATCCAGTgagtttttgctttgtttatttttccagctgcttttgaGACCAGTTCAAAGTTTACGAGTGTGGGAGCCCGAACACAGAGAAAGAACCAGTGCTGAGATCTCTGCCTCACAgctctttctgcagagctgcagcctgccaTGAAGTACAGAGGGAGGGAAAAAGTAGGATTCAGGGGAGAATCCATAGAATTGCAGCCATGCTGGCAGTTTGCCCTGCACACGTGGCACCAAGCCCTGCAACTAGGCCAAACAGTTGCTTGGATCTCAGGTTAGCTGCACGCTTCTCCACAGACAGGTGCTCCCTGCCTTacctgtgctgtgtgctgtgctgcaccaaGCCACATCTTGCACAAATAATCCACTGCCAGACTGATGGTaccactgtgctgtgctccaaGCAGCCCCTGGACAAGCTGTGTCTTTTCACAGCTGGCTGACAACCAGTAGGCAGCTGTCCTGCCCATTCCAGACAGGGATTTCTCTCCTCATTTAGGATTCTTGTGCAAGAAAAAACTCAAGTTTTCAAACCCCTCGACCCACCCCTTCTGAACACACCTTGCCATGTCCGGCTCATTAACTCACCTTCAGATGCAGCTGCTGGGGACTGGGTGGGCCGGTGTTGTGCTGATTTCAGCTCAGAcatcacttttgtttttctgtaacatCCCTGCTTGTAGCTGCAGGAAGGCTCGCAAAAGGGATTGTGCTGAAGTAGCTCCCATCGGGAATCCAGTGCGCTGCAGGCCCTGTGCTGTTCCTTGCTGACTGCAGGTAAGTTGTACAATGCTCACATTTTCACCTCCAGTTGTGTGGGCAAGTGAAGCCCCACTCACAGTCCTGCAGCTCTGGGAAAAAGCTCcagcttgtgtgtgtgtgtaataaGGGAAAGTCTAAATGAGGAACACCACACACCCCTGGAAGCCACCAGCACCATAGAAGCAAAGATCTCCCCACCCTCCTCGGGTATAGAGCTGTGCAGACAGCCTGGGCTCTCGCTTGGTCTTTCCTTCCTGAACAGAGCAGCAATTGCCAGTGCAGCTGCTTTGGCTGAGCAGCCCAGCCCGGTTCCACCATCATAGCTGGCTTACATTCACGATGCAGCCAAAAAAGTGGCAGCTGTCTGTGCTGTTGCCTCTTGTTGTAGCCTTGGCATAGCTGAATGAAGATTGCTGGACCAAATCAGGAAGCAGAGCCATGGACATCCCTGTACCTTGTTTTTCATCCGGACAGCTTTAGTGCAGGCCAGCTCCCTAatctgcttccctgcagccaTAGTGGGACAGAGCAACAAAACAGGCCCTGGAGGGGCAAGCGTGACTGCCATTAGTCTGCAGCTTTGGGGAACTGATACAATGCtgcacctgcagcacagccagccagGTTCAGTCCTCCTCAGAGCCAACCAACTTCCTCCCACCACAATTTAAAACAGACCTGCAAATCAGCTAACAAATGGGTTGCCTGGTGACAGCAGTGCCCCTACAGACACTCTGTAATAAGGGTCCTGGGCAGAGGAAAGCTGTAATAAGACAAGCAAATCATTTTCATTCACAAAACTGTTTACTTGTGATACTT comes from Meleagris gallopavo isolate NT-WF06-2002-E0010 breed Aviagen turkey brand Nicholas breeding stock chromosome 16, Turkey_5.1, whole genome shotgun sequence and encodes:
- the MPG gene encoding DNA-3-methyladenine glycosylase isoform X2 gives rise to the protein MSRKRKLLAQLSALQSNSSIPPSDALKSPTTTPDGNSSPKSSKYFVTEKKQSSQLEADFFNQPCISLAKSFLGQILVRKLPDGRELWGRIVETEAYLGGEDEASHSKGGKQTQRNAAMFMKPGTLYVYQIYGIYFCVNVSSQGEGAAVLLRSLEPLQGLDVMRELRSTSRKGPAKPLKDWQLCNGPSKLCQAFGIDKAFDQRDLTQDAAIWMVPGQELPGEQDVVATTRIGIGNRGEWSQKPLRFYLRGNKFVSVVDKKMEREMAGMEPISCS
- the MPG gene encoding DNA-3-methyladenine glycosylase isoform X1, with protein sequence MTLPDLQSPQTMSRKRKLLAQLSALQSNSSIPPSDALKSPTTTPDGNSSPKSSKYFVTEKKQSSQLEADFFNQPCISLAKSFLGQILVRKLPDGRELWGRIVETEAYLGGEDEASHSKGGKQTQRNAAMFMKPGTLYVYQIYGIYFCVNVSSQGEGAAVLLRSLEPLQGLDVMRELRSTSRKGPAKPLKDWQLCNGPSKLCQAFGIDKAFDQRDLTQDAAIWMVPGQELPGEQDVVATTRIGIGNRGEWSQKPLRFYLRGNKFVSVVDKKMEREMAGMEPISCS